One window of Equus quagga isolate Etosha38 chromosome 4, UCLA_HA_Equagga_1.0, whole genome shotgun sequence genomic DNA carries:
- the MPP4 gene encoding MAGUK p55 subfamily member 4, whose translation MIQSDRGADLPDKEDKTLSMATNPKNGLSQILRHVLQELNLFYSRDVNGVCLLYDLLNSPWLQALLKVYDCLQEFKERKPAPTMPRAQAVSCEVMEILRETPNSPDIKELRQILRAPHFKALLSAHDTVAQKDFEPLLPPLPDNIPESEEAMRIVCLVKNQQPLGATIKRHEMTGDILVARVIHGGLVERSGLLYAGDKLVEVNGVSVEGLDPEQVIHILAMSRGTIMFKVVPVSDPPVNCQKMMYVRAMTEYWPQEDPAIPCMDAGLPFQKGDILQIVDQNDALWWQARKISDLGTCAGLIPSNHLLKRKQREFWWSQPYQPHTHLKSTISISIDEEDDMKIDEKCVEADEETFESEELSEDKEEFVGYGQKFFIAGFRRSMRLCRRKSHLSQVRASVCGAGSCHSAVGAPYEEVVRYQRRPSDKHRLIVLVGPSGVGVNELRRQLIELNPNHFQSAVPHTTRSKKSYEINGREYHYVSKEAFESLVYSHRMLEYGEYKGHLYGTSVDAVQEVLNEGKICVMDLEPQGIQVARTHELKPYVIFIKPSNMSCMKRSRKNAKIITNYFVDMKFKDEDLQEMEDLAQKMETQFGQFFDHVIVNDNLQDACAQLLSAVQKAQEEPQWVPATWVSSDTEP comes from the exons ATGATACAGTCAGACAGAGGAGCAGATCTGCCAGACAAGGAGGACAAGACACTTTCTATGGCAACCAATCCGAAGAATG GTCTCTCCCAAATCCTGAGGCATGTGCTGCAAGAGCTGAATCTGTTCTACAGCCGGGACGTGAATGGCGTGTGTCTCCTGTACGACCTCCTCAACTCCCCGTGGCTGCAGGCTCTGCTGAAG GTGTATGACTGCCTCCAGGAATTCAAAGAAAGGAAGCCTGCACCCACCATGCCCCGCGCGCAGGCCGTATCCTGTGAG GTAATGGAGATATTACGTGAAACTCCTAATTCTCCTGACATCAAAGAGCTGAGACAAATCCTCAGGGCTCCACACTTTAAG gCCTTGCTCAGTGCCCATGACACTGTGGCTCAGAAAGATTTTGAACCCCTTCTCCCCCCACTGCCAGACAATATCCCTGAGAGTGAGGAAGCAATGAGAATTGTTTGTTTGGTGAAAAACCAACAGCCCCTG GGAGCTACCATCAAGCGCCATGAGATGACAGGGGACATCCTCGTGGCAAGAGTCATCCACGGCGGGCTCGTCGAGAGGAGTG GCTTGTTATATGCTGGAGACAAACTGGTGGAAGTGAATGGAGTTTCAGTGGAGGGGCTGGACCCTGAGCAAGTGATCCACATTCTG GCCATGTCTCGCGGCACAATCATGTTCAAGGTGGTTCCAGTTTCTGATCCTCCTGTTAATTGCCAGAAGATG ATGTACGTTCGTGCCATGACTGAGTACTGGCCCCAGGAGGATCCTGCCATCCCCTGCATGGATGCAGGGTTGCCTTTCCAGAAGGGCGACATCCTCCAGATTGTGGACCAGAATGATGCACTCTGGTGGCAGGCCCGGAAAATCTCAGACCTTGGTACCTGTGCTGGCCTAATCCCGTCTAACCACCTTCTGAAGAG GAAGCAGCGGGAGTTCTGGTGGTCTCAGCCATACCAGCCTCACACCCACCTCAAGTCAACCATAT CGATTTCTATAGATGAAG AAGATGACATGAAGATTGACGAGAAATGTGTGGAAGCAG atgaagaaacatttGAATCTG AGGAACTTTCAGAag ACAAGGAGGAATTTGTTGGCTATGGCCAGAAGTTCTTTATCG CTGGTTTCCGCCGCAGCATGCGCCTCTGTCGCAGGAAGTCTCACCTCAGCCAGGTGCGCGCCAGCGTGTGCGGGGCCGGCAGCTGCCACAGCGCGGTGGGCGCCCCTTACGAGGAGGTGGTGAGGTACCAGCGCCGCCCTTCAGACAAGCACCGCCTCATAGTGCTCGTGG GACCTTCTGGTGTTGGAGTAAATGAACTGAGAAGACAACTTATTGAACTAAATCCTAACCATTTTCAAAGCGCTGTGCCAC ATACTACTCGTTCCAAAAAGAGTTATGAAATCAATGGACGCGAGTACCACTATGTGTCAAAGGAAGCATTTGAAAGCCTCGTGTATAGTCACAG GATGCTCGAGTACGGTGAGTACAAAGGCCACCTATATGGCACCAGCGTGGATGCTGTTCAAGAAGTTCTCAATGAAGGAAAGATCTGTGTCATGGACTTAGAGCCCCAG GGTATTCAAGTGGCTAGAACTCATGAACTGAAGCCCTATGTCATATTTATAAAGCCGTCTAACATGAGTTGTATGAAGCGATCTCGGAAAAATGCCAAGATCATTACAAACTACTTTGTGGACATGAAGTTCAAG GACGAAGATCTCCAAGAGATGGAGGATTTAGCTCAAAAAATGGAGACTCAGTTTGGCCAGTTTTTTGATCACGTGATTGTGAATGACAACTTGCAAGATGCATGTGCCCAGTTGTTGTCTGCAGTTCAGAAGGCTCAGGAGGAGCCTCAGTGGGTCCCAGCAACGTGGGTCTCCTCTGATACCGAGCCTTAA